One Bacteroidales bacterium genomic window, ACCTGTTAACCAAGTTCAATTATTTATAACCACCTTAAAACCAGTTATTAACCTAAATTCACTCTCATGAAAATGAAAACCTTACCCCTTTTACTTTTATTAACCCTGGGAATTGGAATCACTTTTTTCTCCTCCTGTAAAAAAGAAGAGACAAATAAAGCTCCATCAATTACTTCAGTCCTAGTAAACCCAGGTACCGTCAACGCAAATGGTATTGTCTCTGTTTCCGTTGCTGCTTCTGATCCTGAAGGTGATGCTCTTACTTATTCTTATTCCGTGACCGGTGGAGCTATTACAGGAACCGGGCCTAGCGTATCATGGACAGCTCCGTCTGCACAAGGAGCCCACTCAATTACTGTTACTGTTTCTGATGGAAATGGTAATCAGGCCACTGGAAACGGAGCCCTTACCGTTCTGCAACCTGTTACTCAAATTACTGGCACAGCCAGATTCCCGGCAGGAACTTCCGGAGATTTATCAAATTCCAAAGTTAGTATCTATACCTCCTATGATAATTGGCTGAATAACCAACCCATCAAATTCGGAGCAGTTACAGGATCAGGTGCAAGTGTATCCTTCACACTTACAAATGTCAACCCTGGTAACTATTACCTGGACGTATGGAAAGATATTGATAATAGTGGTACCTGGTCGTTTACCGATTATGTTGGCTGGTATGGTTCAGGGGGCCTTGGAAGTCCAAGTCTTACAGAGTTTCAGATTTCTGATGGGCAAACTTTCAATTGTTCTGTAGATATGTACATTGTAGCTAAAAAATCATCTGCAACAGGATCTAAGTTTTAAAAAGGTATTAGCATTTTGCTAATATGACAATTTTCAAAAGAAGGGTAAGATTCCATAGAATTTTACCCTTCTTTTTATTATACAATTGATCAAGTGGCTCTTATTGGATTTTAAATGCTAAGAGATTGTCTAAAGAAGCTATTCCCCGAAGAAGCCAAGCCAAAGGCTTCCCTTCGGGAGAATCCTGAATAGTGATTTAATTATTAAATGCTTATAGTCAGGCCATTATGAAATATGAATCCTGACCCACCTATCCGAAATTTCAATGAGATTAGTAAAGTATCATCACAGTCACAGTCATTCGGGCAGGCTTCTGGAATCCAAAAAAAGCTAATAACATTAATTTTAGATTGTTTCTCATAGTATAAAACATTGGACAAACCCTGGATCTATATTCCGTAACCAGAAGTTTTGGATACTTTCCGTCTTTTCAAAACTGATCAAACGATATTAAATGACTTTAACTCTTGAGATCAATTACTAAGTTATGTTTCAGATTAAAAAGACAAAGGCTGCCCATTTAAGGCAGCCTTTGCATAAACCGGGGTTTTAAGCCCTTTAGTTGATAACTACCTTGCGGATGATTTGAGTGTTACCGCTGAGCAGTACCACTGAATAAATACCCTTAGGCATCCTGGAAAGGTCAATTTCCTGTTTGAGGCTTCCGTCTACTTCAACGCCCTTTCTTTCATAAACAACCACACCCAGGTTACTCATGATGCGGATGTCGAACATCTCTCTCGATGAGCTGGTTACTCCCAGTGTGAATTGTCCATCATTGGGGTTTGGATAAACTTCCACTTTCTGCAGTTTTACCAGTTCATTCACCCCTACGGTGTATACAACCAGGAGTCCTTCTGAACTTTCTGAAGTACATCCGCTCAGCGTTACAACCACTGAATAGGTGCCTGTCTCCAAAACTTCATAGGTCTGTGCTGTTGCTCCGGTGATCAGAACACCATCTTTATACCACTGGTTGCCTGCAGGTGAGCTGCTGGTCAGGATATAACCCACGCGGGTAATGGTTGGGGTAGCTGGTATCGGGTTAACAGTTACTGACAGGGAAGAGGATGTGCCCAGTCCGCAGGCATTGCTGCCAGCTACTGTTACAAGCCCTGATACTGCTGTACTGCCATAGTCCACCGTTATGCTGGTGGTTGTAGCTCCTGTTACAATGGTTGCTCCCGTAGGAACAGTCCAGCTGTAAGTAGCACCGCTGATAGCTGTGGTGGTATAGGTCACACCTGAGGTACCCTGGCATAGGGTAGTGGTTCCGGTGATAGTTCCTGCTGCTGATGGCACCGGACTTACCGTTACATTAAATACGGTTGGTGCTGCTGCGCTGCATCCTGAGGCATTGGTATAGCTTACACTTACGAATTTCGCCCCCGAAGTAGTCCAGAAAATCATTACTTCATTGCTGCCGGTTACCCAGGTCATGGTACCACTGCCCGGACTCATAGCCCATACATAATTGGTCATTCCTGGTTCGGTAGTATAGGTGTAATAATCTGAATCTTCACAAACTGCATTGTCTCCGGTAATGGTTGGTACAGGTAAAGCGCCTACGCTTACATTGTAAACGGTAGGTGTGGCTGCTGTACATCCGTTACCATTGGTGTAAGATACACTTACGGTCTGTGCACCTGATCCGGTCCAGCTTACTGTTACGGTATTATCCGTTGCTGTACCTCCGGCTGTGATAGTACCTCCGGCTGATACGGCCCATACATAGGCGGTCATACCGGCCTGGGTTGTATAAACATTACCGGTTGCTGAAGAACAGATCGAAGCAGGGCCGCTGATCGTTGGTACAGGAGCTGCATTTACTGTCACTGCATATGCTGGTGACAAGCCACCATTACCATAGATATTGGTTCCATAAACAGTGATATTTCCTGATACTGCTGTATATCCAAAATCAACTGTGATGCTGTTGGTATTGGCACCGGTTGCAATGGTTGCACCGGCTGGCAGATTCCATACATAGCCTGTTGCATTAGGAATTGGAGCTACACTGTAAGCTACACCCATAGTACCCTGACATACTGTTGATGTTCCTGTGATGGAACCGGCAGTTGGAGGAATGGATATAACGGTGACAGGATAGGAAGTAGCCGTTGTGGCATTACAACCATTGGCATTGTTATAGTTGACAGTTACTGTTTCTGCTCCTGCTATATTCCAAAGGATGGTGACGGTATTGCTGGTGCTTGTTCCACCGGCTGTAATGGTTCCACCGGCTGAAACAGTCCATACATAGTTGGTCATACCGGCTTCTGTGGTATAAACATGCGATGTTCCAACACCTGCTGGTGTGGTGCCTGTGATCGTTGGTACAGGTTGTGCATTAACGGTTACATTCTTAACAGTAGCACTTGCTGCTGTACAGGAATTACCATTGGTGTAATTTACACTTACGGTCTGGGCTCCGGCTGTATTCCAGGTTACTGTAATAGCATCAGTGCCTGCTCCGGCAGTGATGGTTCCGCCTGCTGATACAGTCCAGGTGTAACCTGTCATACCTGCTTCGGTGGTGTATACATTACCGGTGCTTGAAGCACAAACGGGCGATGGGCCTGTAATAGTAGGTACTGGTAAAGCATTCACCGTTACATTATAAACGGTTGCAGAAGGTGCTGTACAGCTGTTTGCATTGGTATAGTTCACACTTACCGTCTGGGCACCTGCTGTATTCCAGGTTACTGTGATGGCATTGGTGCCAGCGCCGGCTGTGATGGTACCACCTGCTGATATATTCCAGGTGTAGCCTGTCATACCTGCTTCTGTAGTGTAAATAGCGGTTCCGCTAGCACAAACTGATGCCAAACCACTGATCGTAGGCACTGGAAGAGCGTTTACAGTAACATTGTATACTGTTGGTAATGCAGATGTACAAGAATTACCATTTGTATAACCAACACTAACTGTTTGAGCACCTAAAGCAGTCCAGTTAATGGTAACAGTATTGTCGGTGGCTGTGCCTCCGGCAGTAATGGTACCCCCTGCAGATACTACCCAGCTGTAACCAGTCATTCCGGCTTCAGTTGAATAAACTGTTGTGCTGTTTAAACAAACAGAAGCAGAACCAGTGATAACAGGTACAGGTAAAGGATTAACTGTAACGTTGTAAATGGATGGAACTGCAGCAACACATGAGTTGGCATCAGTATAGCTAACACTGACGGTCTGAGGACCAGCTACGTTCCATGTAACAGTTACGGTGTTATCAGTTGTTGTACCACCGGCTGTGATTGTACCACCGGCTGAAATTGACCAGGTATAACCGGTCATTCCCGCTTCAGTAGAATAAACATTTCCTGTTCCTGTAGCACAAACCGAAACTGGGCCTGCTATTCCCGGAACCGGCAATGCATTTACCCCCATTGTTGAAACAGCTGAGGATGCAGGGCTACCTGTTGCACAACCTATACTTGAGGTCATTACAACATATACCTGATCATTATTTACAGGGGTGAAATTATATGTATCCTGATTAAGTCCAACAGGATTTGAATTCAAATACCACTGGTATGAAGGAGTACCACCATTGGTCGGTGTTGCAGTATAGGTTACCGGAGTTCCGGCACAAACCGGATTGGCATCAGGATTTATTGTAACTGATGCAACTACTGAGGAACTGACTGCAATAATAACTGTATTTGATGTTGCTGGATTTCCTGAGGTACAGGGAAGATCAGAAGTCATTATTACATATACCTGGTCATTATCAGTTGGTGTATAGGTATATGTTGCCAAACCTGTTCCTGTTGGTGATCCATTAAGATACCATTGGTAAGCAGGAACTCCTCCATTAACAGGGGTAGCAGTTAATGTTACATCTGATCCCGCGCATACAGGATTTGCAGAAGGTAAAATACTTACACTTACAGGTTCAATAGCAATTACCGTCATGGTAATAGTATTGGAAGTTGCCGGGGTACCTGTAGCACAGGGAATGGAAGAAGTTACTATTACATAAACCTCATCATTATTGGCCGGAGCATATGAATATGTATCCTGGTTGATGCCAACTGTTGTTCCGTTCACATACCATTGATAAGAATAGTCAGATGGAGCTTTTGTGCCCCCTCCTCCTATTATGGCTGTAAATAAAACAGAGGTTCCGGCACATACTGAGTTTGCAGATTCACCAATGGTAACACTTAATGGTACCAATGGAAGCACGCCCATTGTAATTGTATTTGAATTAGCAGTGGCAGCAACTACACATGTCAGACTTGTCGTAATTTCTACATATACCTGATCATTGTTTGCCGGTACATAGCTGTATGTGTCAAGGTTGGTTCCAACAGCTATTGAATTCACATACCATTGATAGGTGGGTGTTGTTCCACCGTTTACCGGGGTTGCCGTAAAGGTAACAGAAGCACCTGCGCAAGAGGGGTTTTCTGATGCTGCAATGGTAACACTTACAGTAACAGGGGCAGTGGTTGCCATGGTGATAGTATTGGATGTTGCCGGACTTCCGGAAGCACAAGTAAGGCTTGAAGTCATAACAACATAAACCTGGTCACCTGCTAAAGGAATATAGGAATAAGTATCCAGGTTAGTACCAACAGGAGTAGCATTAACATACCACTGATAAGTTGGGATACCTCCGAATGACGGAGTTGCTGTGAAGGTTACAGAAGACCCGTCGCAACTTGGATTTTCGCTGGCGGCAATGAGCACAGAGGCAACACCTGATGGACTCATTGACATAGTTACAGTGTTGGAAGTTGCCGGATTATTACTAAGGCAGGATCCAAAATTTGAGGTCATGACAACATAAACTTCATCAGCATCAGCGGGTGCATAAGAATAGGTATCCAGGCCTGTTCCTGCTGCTATTCCGTTCACATACCACTGGTATGTGGGAGCAGCACCACCATTCGTTGGGGTTGCAGTAAAATTCACGGTATTTCCAACACAGGCAGGATTTTGATCAGCAGCAACTACAACACTAACGGGAGTAATGGCTATTACTGACATAGTGATGGTATTGGAAGTTGCCGGACTTCCGGATACACATGTTAATCCAGAGGTCATAATGACATAAACCTGGTCATTATTGGCTGGAGTATAGGCATATGTATCAAGATTGGTTCCAACGGGGTTTGCGTTAACATACCACTGGTAAGCAGCCGTTCCGCCATTGGTTGGAGTGGCTGTAAATGTAACCGAACCTCCATCACAAATTGGATTGGCACTTTCCAAAATAGAAACACTTACCGGAACGGGCAGGTCTTCTACAACTGTAACACTACCTGTCATTACAGTAGTGCCTCCCAGGTTGGTTCCTGAAACAGTATAAACACCAGCCAGCTGGTTACCAAAGGATATGGCTGAACCGGTACCGGCTACAGTAGGCGTTTGGGCTACACCATCCAAAAACAATGTATAGGTAACATTCAGTTCACTATCAAACAATCCAACAGGCACTCCCGCTCCACCCTGGCAATAATTACCACCACCAGTAACATTGAATGCTGTTGGCGGGTCTATTGTACCAACAAACATTGTAATGGTGTTTGATGTTCCGAAAAGTGGACTAACACAAGTAAGCGAGGGGTACATTTCACAATATACCTGATCACCATTCACTGGGGTATAAGTATAAGTGGCTTCAAGTCCATTGACATAATCCGGCACTCCATTAACAAACCATTGGTAAGATGGAGTTCCTCCATTTACCGGTGTAGGTGAAAAAGTAACAGATGTTGCCGGAGGAACAGCTGTTGCAGGTGATGCAGTTATGGTTACAGAAGGTACAACGGGATTTGCGGGGGAAAGACTTACTGTATTCAGCATATCTACCATATCCTGTACAGGATGGGCTCTTTACCGACATAACAGCACCGGTAGCCACTGCTCCGAAAGTTGCGGCAGAGCCTGTTCCGAAGACTACCCCTGCAGCGCCGGAAACCGGGGTTCCATTGCTAAACAGGTAATAGGTATATCCGGCTTCTGTACTTGCCAATGAGATTTGAGCCCCTTGTCCGGGAAGATTACAATATTCAGTAACATCTGAAGTAACTGTCTGAGCTATAGGATCCGGAAAACCACCGGTTAAGGTTGGATTTGAAGGAGCCACATAACTGTGGGAAGCCTGAACTGTAACATCAGTGTTGATTACTCCAACATATGCGAACATTTTAGTCTGATATCCCAGGGATAATGTCCAGCACCAGGTAGGGTCGGGGGTTAATGCCGTATTAAATGCAAGATTACAACCTACCCTGATCCTGGTTAAGCGGGTTCCTGCCGGGAGGTTGGAAATTGTGGATGCACCGGCTGACCCCGGGGGGGCAACTGGTGTTACGATGATACAATTCTTAACTGCATCATAGGAGAATTTTTCAGGCCCTGGTTGCTGTGAGGCATTTAATTGAGAACTTCCCGGAACCGGCGAAACATTAATGATACCGCCACTTGGAATAATAGCAGGATTCATGTTAATACCCATCTGAAACTGGGCTAACTTGAAAACTGTAGTTCCGGTTCTTTGAAGAACAACATCAAATTCCCAAACATTGCAGGAAACCTGCGCAGCATTAGTAATCCGACAATTGTAAGTTGGTGATTGAGCCTTAATCCCAAAACCCAAAAGGATCAGGAAAAGCAGCAAAAACCATTGAATTGAGAGTTTCTGATTTTTCATGTCATGTTAATTTGGTTAATATAATGATTTGCTGTTATTTGAAATATACTGAGTGTTAATGAAAATGTATCAAAGAGCCAAATGGACCCTTTTAGAAAAGCCATTGGCTCGAAGCAGTGTATGTTTGAATTCATCTATACCGGGTGTCTTAAAATCTGTCCGCCTTTGGCTGAATACAAGATGAAATAGCAACGGAATAGATGAAGTATTTTCAACAGTTAAACTTAACTTCAGGATCAAAAAAAATCCAAATGCAAGTTACTAAATTAAGCATAAATAGAGACGTTTACAATCTCAATTTTGTTTTCAAATTGTTAACATTAATTTATTAATAAATATTAGCAGTAAAGAAACCCTATTTTAGTAAAAAACCAGCCTGGCCTTATCCATCATTCCCCTCCCACAAATCCCTATTATTCAGTTATTTAGGATGATATGGTATTTCAAATATTCTATATCTCTTGTTCAGATCTCCCGCAATAACAATGAAATATTTCTTTATATCAAAATTGGTTTATGAGATTCCATGGATAATTGCTCCTCACAAGAAGGAATACTTTACAAAGTGTAAAAGTTTTTTCTCTCCTGGCAAAAAAACTGAGAAGTATAAATTTTTTTCTTTTAGAGTTCCCGAAAATGTATAATTAATTTAAAATCTGTTTATCAACCTGTTATGATTATCGCGAAATGTCTATGCACTACTATAAGGCTCCTCTCAATTACTTTGGCATAACTTTGGTAATAAGTGGATTGTCTATTTATGACTGCTCTTTTTCTTTGGCTGCATGCTTTTCAGGGAATTGAATAAACTCTATGCCCTCTGCTGATGAAAATTATATTTAAGAATGATTTCATGATTACTTTACTTACTCACTAAGCTCTGCGAACTATAAGAATACTCTACATATGAAACGTCATTTTAAGTACTCCGCTATTATTGAAAAATTCCTTACCAATGATCTGGCATATGCCGAAAAGAAATCATTTGAGAAAGAGGTTACTACGAACAAAGAACTTTCAGAAGAACTGATCCTGACTAAGAGCATTGATGCTGCAATCAGTAATGAAGATATACTGGATTTGAGGATAAAGCTTTTAGCCGCGCGTAAGGAGGCGGGCTTGACTCAGTCAGCTAAACCCAAAGTAAGGACCCTCTGGAAAAAATACTGGTATGCTGCAGCGTCAATAATACTCTTGGCTACCGTTGGAAGTGTCTTTATTTTTGCTTTTAATGATACCGGGACAAATGACAGTTTATTCAAACAGTATTATTCCCCGGATAACCTGATACAAATCACACGATCCAGTGATGCCAATATCGTTGAGGCCATTATTAAATTCCAGGAAAGGGATTACACCTCGGCTTCACGCCTTTTCGGACAAATTCTTGAAAATGATACAACCAATTTTGCAGGTTGGTTCTATTACGGAATTTCCTGTATCGAAACCTCTGACTATTTAAAGGCTGAGAATGCTTTTAACCGAATCATTCAAAATGAAGGTAATTTATATTCGGAGCATGCTGAATGGTACCTTGGACTCTCTTTTCTAAAAAGCAATCAAATGGTGAAAGCCAAGATGCAGCTTGAAAAAATTGCAGCCAATCCTGATAATTTTCACCGTAAAGATGCCCGACACCTTTTAAAGCAAATAAACAAAAACTAATTGCTTTTCATTAAAAGACAATCAGTTTGCTAATCAAAACAATTTCCTGCCCACTCTTTTAAAACAAAGAATTGGCAGGAAATTGCATTTATATCGGATACTTAAGGTATTTGCCTTTCAATAGTGTGTGCGGCACAATTATCTATGATTATCATATCTCCGGCATCCACCATTGCGTTCCCATTCACATCTTCTGGTAAATATCCTTTGGTAAAGAGTGAAGACTGGCTGGAAACCAAAAGAATATCATCATTATTAATCGCCCCATCCTGATTTACATCACCAGAGAATATAGTCCACGATCCATCAGGCATTTGATTTAGATTGGCTCCGTAAACCTGAGAGGGATGATTTAAATTGCAATTAACAGTGCCTGAAGAAAAGCTGACAGGATTAAGCGTTGTTGTTTCAAGACTGTTTCTGTGCTTTACTGTTATATAGTAAGATCCATTAAATGAACCGGGTAATGTTAAACTTGCCAGACCGGAGGTACTTAAATTGACATTATTTATCGTACTTACAATCACCGAATAATTCGTGGCATCATGTAACTCAACACTAATTTGATCTGCAGTATTTCCCGTGAATTGATCTCCTGTTGCAT contains:
- a CDS encoding T9SS type A sorting domain-containing protein → MVDMLNTVSLSPANPVVPSVTITASPATAVPPATSVTFSPTPVNGGTPSYQWFVNGVPDYVNGLEATYTYTPVNGDQVYCEMYPSLTCVSPLFGTSNTITMFVGTIDPPTAFNVTGGGNYCQGGAGVPVGLFDSELNVTYTLFLDGVAQTPTVAGTGSAISFGNQLAGVYTVSGTNLGGTTVMTGSVTVVEDLPVPVSVSILESANPICDGGSVTFTATPTNGGTAAYQWYVNANPVGTNLDTYAYTPANNDQVYVIMTSGLTCVSGSPATSNTITMSVIAITPVSVVVAADQNPACVGNTVNFTATPTNGGAAPTYQWYVNGIAAGTGLDTYSYAPADADEVYVVMTSNFGSCLSNNPATSNTVTMSMSPSGVASVLIAASENPSCDGSSVTFTATPSFGGIPTYQWYVNATPVGTNLDTYSYIPLAGDQVYVVMTSSLTCASGSPATSNTITMATTAPVTVSVTIAASENPSCAGASVTFTATPVNGGTTPTYQWYVNSIAVGTNLDTYSYVPANNDQVYVEITTSLTCVVAATANSNTITMGVLPLVPLSVTIGESANSVCAGTSVLFTAIIGGGGTKAPSDYSYQWYVNGTTVGINQDTYSYAPANNDEVYVIVTSSIPCATGTPATSNTITMTVIAIEPVSVSILPSANPVCAGSDVTLTATPVNGGVPAYQWYLNGSPTGTGLATYTYTPTDNDQVYVIMTSDLPCTSGNPATSNTVIIAVSSSVVASVTINPDANPVCAGTPVTYTATPTNGGTPSYQWYLNSNPVGLNQDTYNFTPVNNDQVYVVMTSSIGCATGSPASSAVSTMGVNALPVPGIAGPVSVCATGTGNVYSTEAGMTGYTWSISAGGTITAGGTTTDNTVTVTWNVAGPQTVSVSYTDANSCVAAVPSIYNVTVNPLPVPVITGSASVCLNSTTVYSTEAGMTGYSWVVSAGGTITAGGTATDNTVTINWTALGAQTVSVGYTNGNSCTSALPTVYNVTVNALPVPTISGLASVCASGTAIYTTEAGMTGYTWNISAGGTITAGAGTNAITVTWNTAGAQTVSVNYTNANSCTAPSATVYNVTVNALPVPTITGPSPVCASSTGNVYTTEAGMTGYTWTVSAGGTITAGAGTDAITVTWNTAGAQTVSVNYTNGNSCTAASATVKNVTVNAQPVPTITGTTPAGVGTSHVYTTEAGMTNYVWTVSAGGTITAGGTSTSNTVTILWNIAGAETVTVNYNNANGCNATTATSYPVTVISIPPTAGSITGTSTVCQGTMGVAYSVAPIPNATGYVWNLPAGATIATGANTNSITVDFGYTAVSGNITVYGTNIYGNGGLSPAYAVTVNAAPVPTISGPASICSSATGNVYTTQAGMTAYVWAVSAGGTITAGGTATDNTVTVSWTGSGAQTVSVSYTNGNGCTAATPTVYNVSVGALPVPTITGDNAVCEDSDYYTYTTEPGMTNYVWAMSPGSGTMTWVTGSNEVMIFWTTSGAKFVSVSYTNASGCSAAAPTVFNVTVSPVPSAAGTITGTTTLCQGTSGVTYTTTAISGATYSWTVPTGATIVTGATTTSITVDYGSTAVSGLVTVAGSNACGLGTSSSLSVTVNPIPATPTITRVGYILTSSSPAGNQWYKDGVLITGATAQTYEVLETGTYSVVVTLSGCTSESSEGLLVVYTVGVNELVKLQKVEVYPNPNDGQFTLGVTSSSREMFDIRIMSNLGVVVYERKGVEVDGSLKQEIDLSRMPKGIYSVVLLSGNTQIIRKVVIN